One Papaver somniferum cultivar HN1 chromosome 10, ASM357369v1, whole genome shotgun sequence genomic window carries:
- the LOC113319146 gene encoding uncharacterized protein LOC113319146 produces the protein MAETTITNAPKRSREETQNQEVEEMKRQKTSASSESSSSTCSPSYNQILSILETEGEEEEEELVEDISSLITSLQQEISTSDGLPTKESSTATTPLSDNDSNKDGFEDLSSSSSASSNEDEEDKERVIRHLLEASDDELGIPQIGLDFEFEDDEVRSNYGEVGLFNLGGYDSGLWEFEDETANYYTLLQSELFM, from the coding sequence ATGGCAGAAACAACCATCACTAATGCACCAAAGAGGTCAAGAGAAGAAACCCAAAACCAAGAAGTAGAAGAAATGAAGAGACAGAAAACTTCTGCTTCTTCtgaatcttcttcatcaacatGTTCTCCTTCGTATAACCAGATACTTTCAATTCTTGAGactgaaggtgaagaagaagaagaagaacttgttgAAGACATTTCTTCATTGATAACTAGTCTTCAACAAGAAATATCTACATCTGATGGCTTGCCTACTAAAGAAAGTTCTACTGCTACAACTCCACTTTCTGATAATGACTCAAACAAAGATGGTTTTGAGGATTTGTCATCATCATCGTCTGCttcttcaaatgaagatgaagaagataaagaaaggGTTATTAGACACCTTCTAGAAGCTTCTGATGATGAACTTGGTATTCCTCAAATTGGATTAGATTTTgagtttgaagatgatgaagttagGAGTAATTATGGTGAGGTTGGATTGTTCAATTTGGGTGGTTATGATTCAGGCTTGTGGGAATTTGAAGATGAAACTGCCAATTACTATACATTGT